One Streptomyces sp. R28 DNA window includes the following coding sequences:
- a CDS encoding protein kinase, producing MVTGRYRLVESIGQGGMGRVWRAVDEILDRLVAVKEMRIDGLDPEDTRTRRERTLREARATARIDHPNVVRVYDVVDEGERLWIVMELVAGRSLERIMAEDGPLGPCETARIGLGLVAALRQVHARGVLHRDIKPGNVLVESEVARGRGRVVLTDFGIAAIQDAKALTMVGMLVGSPDYMAPERISGRRQGPPSDIWSLGATLSAALAGRSPFSRDTTLATLHAVLYEEPELPPTAGPLRDTLAALLEKDPSIRPGLDDLETALHPVAFPAPTPTMPVVGGGVPRRGTEEQAGGGGEPAPVTGEQWRAATAAGPVRSGTEPAGPASGTAPEPEATGGSVPEVGPVSGSVSGPAGGLMGAQGAEAVPESESEAEAESESEAEAVHRPEPVPRPEPEPQPATASTGESPTRAFLDASRVPAPPDPRQPEAVHDAIPPHPWPQPSTPTEDVRTERAQTERARNATTDTRRDPPSPSPESPGSPETPRFPNASTELASQARSEVRSPTPAGNSTAPAPRRTGVSLARAEAVTERRQAPEPELVPGAVRSYNAMPPGEFPGPAVPAHPRPRRGRRRTGLIAAVGIVAAGAAVAVVLVTNSGSSKDDQAGSSSSPHSPAGTPSSSVEGTSRPQSLPPGARREAGGFAWAPPEGWRRDVKTGSEVHYTAPDAKQELAAKSSLARDDLMDSWTKSEENAQQGQYRKIRLERTTFRGHPAVVWEYTFTLQGAPWHAQLLGFTVAGKSYQINTWYQPDIEAQALNTYEKVRDSFTVL from the coding sequence CTGGTGACGGGGCGCTATCGCCTGGTCGAGAGTATTGGCCAGGGGGGAATGGGGCGCGTGTGGCGAGCGGTCGACGAAATACTCGATCGCCTGGTCGCCGTGAAGGAAATGCGCATCGACGGCCTCGACCCGGAGGACACACGCACGCGCCGTGAACGCACCCTGCGCGAGGCGCGGGCGACGGCGAGGATCGACCATCCCAACGTCGTACGGGTCTACGACGTGGTCGACGAGGGCGAACGCCTGTGGATCGTCATGGAGTTGGTGGCCGGCCGCTCCCTGGAACGCATCATGGCGGAAGACGGCCCACTGGGCCCGTGCGAGACGGCCCGGATCGGCCTGGGCCTGGTGGCGGCGCTGCGCCAGGTCCACGCCCGAGGCGTGCTCCACCGAGACATCAAGCCTGGCAACGTCCTGGTGGAGTCGGAAGTGGCGCGCGGGCGGGGCCGGGTGGTCCTGACCGACTTCGGCATCGCGGCGATCCAGGACGCGAAGGCCCTCACCATGGTCGGCATGCTGGTCGGCTCCCCCGACTACATGGCCCCCGAACGCATCTCCGGCCGCCGGCAGGGCCCCCCGTCCGACATCTGGTCCCTGGGCGCCACCCTGAGCGCGGCCCTCGCCGGCCGCTCCCCCTTCTCCCGCGACACGACCCTGGCAACCCTGCACGCGGTCCTGTACGAGGAGCCCGAACTCCCCCCGACCGCAGGCCCGTTGCGGGACACCCTCGCCGCCCTCCTGGAGAAGGACCCGTCGATCCGCCCCGGCCTGGACGACCTGGAGACGGCCCTGCACCCGGTGGCGTTTCCGGCGCCGACGCCGACGATGCCGGTGGTCGGGGGCGGGGTGCCCCGGCGGGGCACGGAAGAACAGGCCGGTGGGGGAGGCGAGCCCGCGCCGGTTACGGGGGAGCAGTGGAGGGCGGCAACGGCGGCTGGTCCAGTGCGCTCGGGGACGGAGCCTGCGGGTCCTGCGAGCGGTACGGCGCCCGAGCCAGAGGCAACGGGCGGTTCCGTACCGGAGGTTGGGCCGGTGAGTGGGTCGGTGAGCGGGCCGGCGGGTGGGCTCATGGGTGCCCAAGGGGCCGAAGCGGTGCCTGAGTCCGAGTCCGAAGCCGAAGCCGAGTCCGAGTCCGAAGCCGAAGCCGTACATCGGCCTGAACCCGTACCTCGCCCCGAGCCTGAGCCCCAGCCCGCGACGGCAAGCACCGGGGAATCACCCACCCGCGCCTTCCTGGACGCCTCCCGTGTCCCCGCCCCACCCGACCCCCGGCAGCCGGAAGCCGTACACGACGCGATACCGCCACACCCCTGGCCACAGCCCTCGACGCCGACCGAGGACGTCCGAACCGAGCGCGCACAAACCGAGCGCGCAAGAAACGCCACCACCGACACCCGGCGAGATCCCCCCTCCCCATCCCCAGAGAGTCCGGGGAGCCCGGAGACCCCCAGATTCCCCAACGCCTCCACCGAACTCGCCTCCCAGGCCCGTTCAGAGGTGCGCTCGCCAACCCCGGCCGGCAATTCCACGGCCCCCGCCCCCCGTCGCACCGGCGTCTCCCTTGCCCGCGCCGAAGCGGTGACCGAGCGACGGCAGGCCCCCGAACCGGAACTCGTGCCCGGCGCCGTCCGGTCGTACAACGCCATGCCGCCCGGCGAGTTCCCCGGCCCCGCAGTCCCGGCCCACCCCCGACCCCGCCGCGGGCGTCGCCGTACCGGCCTCATCGCCGCCGTCGGAATCGTCGCCGCGGGCGCCGCAGTGGCGGTCGTCCTGGTGACCAACTCCGGTTCGTCCAAGGACGATCAGGCCGGGTCCTCGTCATCGCCGCACTCCCCGGCCGGCACCCCGTCCTCCTCGGTGGAGGGCACATCGAGGCCGCAGAGCCTGCCGCCCGGAGCGCGCCGGGAGGCGGGCGGGTTCGCGTGGGCGCCGCCCGAGGGCTGGCGGCGGGACGTCAAGACGGGTTCGGAGGTGCACTACACCGCACCGGACGCGAAACAGGAACTCGCCGCCAAGTCGTCCTTGGCCCGCGACGACCTGATGGACTCCTGGACGAAGTCGGAGGAGAACGCCCAGCAGGGTCAGTACCGCAAGATCCGCCTGGAACGGACGACGTTCCGCGGGCACCCGGCGGTCGTCTGGGAGTACACCTTCACCCTCCAGGGCGCCCCCTGGCACGCCCAGCTGCTGGGCTTCACCGTGGCCGGCAAGTCGTACCAGATCAACACGTGGTACCAGCCGGACATCGAGGCACAGGCCCTCAATACCTACGAGAAGGTGAGGGACAGCTTCACGGTGCTGTGA
- a CDS encoding biotin transporter BioY, protein MSTAAATARPGEVLADLLPASRVRDAALVLGGAAFTGLAAQISVPVPGSPVPVTGQTLAVLLVGTALGAGRGFLSLALYALAGIAGVPWFADGTSGAAAPSFGYILGMILASTVVGALARRGADRTALRTAGAMLLGEAIIYAVGVPYLALATGMSASAAIAAGLTPFLIGDALKAALAMGALPTTWKLLNR, encoded by the coding sequence ATGAGCACCGCTGCCGCCACCGCCCGCCCCGGAGAGGTCCTCGCCGACCTGCTCCCCGCCTCCCGCGTGCGGGATGCGGCCCTCGTTCTCGGCGGCGCCGCGTTCACCGGCCTCGCGGCCCAGATCTCCGTGCCCGTGCCGGGCTCCCCGGTGCCGGTGACCGGCCAGACCCTGGCGGTGCTGCTGGTCGGCACGGCACTCGGCGCCGGCCGCGGCTTCCTCTCCCTCGCGCTGTACGCGCTGGCGGGCATAGCGGGCGTGCCGTGGTTCGCGGACGGCACCTCCGGCGCCGCGGCCCCGTCCTTCGGTTACATCCTCGGCATGATCCTCGCCTCCACCGTCGTCGGCGCCCTGGCCCGCCGCGGCGCCGACCGCACCGCGCTGCGCACGGCGGGCGCGATGTTGCTGGGCGAGGCGATCATCTACGCCGTCGGCGTTCCCTACCTGGCCCTCGCCACCGGTATGTCGGCGTCCGCCGCGATCGCGGCCGGCCTCACCCCGTTCCTGATCGGGGACGCCCTGAAGGCGGCCCTGGCGATGGGCGCGCTGCCCACCACCTGGAAGCTGCTCAACCGCTGA
- a CDS encoding ROK family protein: MPRTAASTLSSSSSSSTPSSPSPSSSPIPRIADRDRRRTSASTILRSVLEHGPVARSTIARLTGLSPASVTDYCSRFTELGLIREATTPRPSGGVGRPHVPVDLDESRFIVGGVHVAVPYTTVALLDLRGRVVAERELKHSGATDPYGPYGVLARAADGLAALLDEVPGSRPLGVGFAAGGWVDRDSGTVVEHPLLGWREVPVREVLGAQTGLPVHVDGHARALVNAERLFGQARGSASVLHLFVGNVVDAAFATNDEVHHGPRSQAGSITHLPVPGGTEPCDCGRVGCLQAELSERTLCRRARDAGVIEGANPLHVVAAAAAGDREAVRLLVERAGAVGRAARLLLDVLNPETVVVTEMGVVHREDCLAALRAGVGDERAAAVVPTGFPHSVLAVAGGSVALDVLYRDPLAASPEAI; the protein is encoded by the coding sequence ATGCCCCGTACCGCGGCATCCACCCTTTCGTCATCCTCGTCATCCTCAACACCTTCATCACCTTCACCCTCTTCGTCCCCGATCCCCCGTATCGCCGACCGCGACCGGCGCCGGACCAGTGCCAGCACCATCCTGCGGTCCGTCCTCGAGCACGGGCCGGTCGCGCGCAGCACCATCGCCCGGCTGACCGGGCTGTCACCGGCCTCGGTGACCGACTACTGCTCCCGCTTCACCGAACTCGGGCTCATCCGCGAGGCCACCACGCCCCGGCCGTCCGGTGGTGTGGGGCGGCCACATGTGCCCGTCGACCTGGACGAGTCGCGGTTCATCGTGGGCGGGGTACATGTGGCGGTGCCCTACACCACGGTGGCGCTGCTCGATCTGCGCGGACGGGTCGTCGCCGAGCGGGAGTTGAAGCACTCGGGGGCCACGGATCCGTACGGGCCGTACGGTGTCCTGGCCCGGGCCGCCGACGGGCTGGCCGCGCTACTGGACGAGGTGCCGGGCAGTCGGCCGCTCGGCGTCGGGTTCGCGGCCGGCGGCTGGGTGGACCGGGACTCCGGGACCGTCGTCGAGCATCCGCTGCTGGGCTGGCGCGAGGTGCCGGTGCGGGAGGTGCTCGGCGCGCAGACCGGGCTGCCGGTCCATGTGGACGGGCACGCACGGGCGTTGGTGAACGCGGAGCGGCTGTTCGGGCAGGCGCGCGGCAGCGCGAGCGTGCTGCATCTGTTCGTCGGCAACGTCGTCGACGCGGCGTTCGCGACCAACGACGAGGTGCACCACGGCCCCCGCTCCCAGGCCGGAAGCATCACCCATCTACCGGTGCCGGGCGGTACGGAGCCCTGCGACTGCGGGCGGGTCGGCTGCCTCCAGGCCGAGCTGAGCGAGCGGACGCTGTGCCGGCGGGCGCGGGACGCGGGCGTCATCGAGGGGGCCAACCCCCTGCATGTGGTCGCGGCGGCGGCCGCGGGCGACCGGGAGGCCGTACGGCTGCTGGTGGAGCGGGCGGGCGCGGTCGGGCGGGCGGCACGGCTGCTGCTCGACGTGCTCAATCCGGAGACGGTGGTGGTGACCGAGATGGGGGTCGTGCACCGGGAGGACTGCCTCGCCGCGTTGCGTGCGGGGGTCGGGGACGAACGCGCGGCGGCCGTCGTGCCGACGGGGTTCCCGCATTCCGTGCTCGCGGTCGCTGGTGGTTCGGTGGCGCTCGACGTGCTCTACCGGGATCCGCTGGCCGCGTCACCTGAGGCTATTTAA
- a CDS encoding ABC transporter substrate-binding protein, with the protein MPSLPAPGVDRRLFLTSLLGVTAAAAGLTGCAESSAADAAEGVSTAPLAAKVPAGTSLKIASYQNTQQLQFRLAKLGDPPFKVGGWVNIGAGPDVINAFRAGSLDLANNAGIPPIQAHYQGFDAKIVAIDITRKPNYLFATKPGSDIRSVEDFRGKRLAFSQGQAQGVVLLRALKKAGLAYDEVELVPLTSNQFLTALQSGQVDIAPLANQQAPAYLKQYEAKGARALTTDVVDLLNLLWAPVSVLNDPAKAAAVAAYIPYWAKGQVWTYENPDSWNEEFYVKTQNLTLAQARSISELSNKPLFPPSWDEAIKWEQETADLLAEGGFVKKFDVGGLFDHRFEGIAAKSVPAQYRK; encoded by the coding sequence ATGCCGTCTCTGCCTGCCCCCGGCGTCGACCGCCGTCTGTTCCTGACCTCGCTGCTCGGCGTCACCGCCGCTGCCGCCGGCCTCACCGGCTGCGCCGAGAGCAGCGCCGCCGACGCGGCCGAGGGCGTCTCCACCGCGCCGCTCGCCGCCAAGGTTCCCGCCGGGACCAGCCTGAAGATCGCCTCGTACCAGAACACCCAGCAACTCCAGTTCAGACTGGCTAAGTTGGGCGATCCGCCCTTCAAAGTCGGCGGCTGGGTGAACATCGGCGCCGGACCCGACGTCATCAACGCCTTCCGAGCGGGGTCCCTCGACCTCGCCAACAACGCGGGCATCCCGCCGATCCAGGCGCACTACCAGGGCTTCGACGCGAAGATCGTCGCGATCGACATCACCCGCAAGCCCAACTACCTCTTCGCCACCAAGCCCGGCAGCGACATCCGGTCGGTCGAGGACTTCAGGGGCAAGCGGCTCGCCTTCTCGCAGGGCCAGGCGCAGGGCGTGGTGTTGCTGCGGGCCCTGAAGAAGGCCGGTCTGGCGTACGACGAGGTGGAGCTGGTCCCGCTGACCAGCAACCAGTTCCTCACCGCCCTGCAGTCCGGCCAGGTCGACATCGCGCCGCTCGCGAACCAGCAGGCACCGGCGTACCTCAAGCAGTACGAGGCCAAGGGCGCCCGCGCCCTCACCACCGACGTCGTCGACCTGCTCAACCTGCTGTGGGCGCCGGTCTCCGTGCTGAACGACCCCGCGAAGGCGGCCGCGGTCGCCGCGTACATCCCGTACTGGGCCAAGGGCCAGGTGTGGACGTACGAGAACCCCGACAGCTGGAACGAGGAGTTCTACGTCAAGACCCAGAACCTGACCCTCGCGCAGGCCCGGTCCATCTCGGAGCTCTCCAACAAGCCCCTGTTCCCGCCGAGTTGGGACGAGGCGATCAAGTGGGAGCAGGAGACCGCGGATCTGCTCGCCGAGGGCGGCTTCGTGAAGAAGTTCGACGTCGGCGGGCTCTTCGACCACCGCTTCGAGGGCATCGCCGCGAAGTCCGTACCCGCGCAATACCGGAAGTGA
- a CDS encoding ABC transporter permease, with the protein MTAMTTTSVSTAASLAKPESESESGPESESESAPAPDHRVRRRRSLAPGKRVPAARLAGPALVVLLWAAASAAGALDPGAIPAPWTVLETGAHLWTDGTLPDDILTSLQRAGAGFALGLAAGVALALASGLSRTGEALIDGTVNLNRAIPTLGLIPLFILWLGIGETFKIAIIAIVVYIPIYLNTHAALSGIDSRFVELAEVQGLSRLRFIRQIVIPGALPGFFVGLRLGVTGSWLGLVVLEQINATSGLGYLMFQAQNYGQTDVILVGLVVYGIFGLVSDSAVRIVERRVLSWRRTLSS; encoded by the coding sequence GTGACGGCCATGACCACGACGAGTGTGAGTACCGCCGCGTCACTCGCGAAGCCAGAGTCGGAGTCGGAGTCGGGGCCGGAGTCGGAGTCGGAGTCGGCACCCGCGCCGGACCACCGCGTCCGCCGGCGCCGCTCGCTGGCCCCCGGCAAGCGCGTCCCCGCCGCCCGCCTCGCCGGCCCCGCCCTCGTCGTCCTCCTGTGGGCCGCGGCCTCCGCCGCCGGGGCACTGGATCCCGGCGCGATCCCCGCGCCCTGGACCGTCCTCGAGACCGGCGCCCACCTGTGGACCGACGGGACCCTGCCCGACGACATCCTGACCTCGCTGCAACGCGCCGGGGCCGGGTTCGCCCTCGGTCTCGCCGCCGGGGTCGCCCTCGCCCTTGCCTCCGGGCTCAGCCGGACCGGGGAGGCGCTGATCGACGGGACGGTGAACCTCAACCGGGCGATCCCGACCCTCGGTCTGATCCCGCTGTTCATCCTCTGGCTGGGCATCGGCGAGACCTTCAAGATCGCCATCATCGCGATCGTCGTCTACATCCCGATCTACCTCAACACGCACGCCGCGCTGTCCGGCATCGACAGCCGCTTCGTCGAACTCGCCGAGGTGCAGGGCCTCAGCCGGCTGCGGTTCATCCGGCAGATCGTCATCCCCGGCGCGCTCCCCGGATTCTTCGTCGGGCTGCGGCTCGGGGTGACCGGATCCTGGCTGGGCCTGGTGGTGCTGGAGCAGATCAACGCCACCAGCGGGCTCGGCTACCTGATGTTCCAGGCGCAGAACTACGGCCAGACGGACGTCATCCTCGTCGGCCTCGTCGTCTACGGCATCTTCGGCCTCGTCTCCGACAGCGCGGTCCGCATCGTCGAACGGAGGGTGCTGTCGTGGCGCCGCACACTGAGCAGCTGA
- a CDS encoding ABC transporter ATP-binding protein: MAPHTEQLTRPAVQLRGLTRSFDGRTVLDGIDLDVPAGQFTALLGHSGSGKSTLLRAVAGLDHEVAGSGRLTAPGRVSVVFQDSRLLPWRRVLDNVLLGLDGEDADGKGREALEEVGLKGRERAWPSELSGGEAQRAALARSLVREPELLLADEPFGALDALTRIKMHALLRELWERHRPSVLLVTHDVDEAIVLADRVLVLDRGRIGLDLTIDRPHPRSYRDPLLGEYRERLLAALGVTEDHQ; this comes from the coding sequence GTGGCGCCGCACACTGAGCAGCTGACCCGCCCCGCCGTCCAGCTGAGGGGACTGACCCGCTCCTTCGACGGACGTACGGTCCTCGACGGCATCGACCTGGACGTTCCCGCCGGCCAGTTCACCGCGCTGCTCGGGCACAGCGGCTCCGGCAAGAGCACCCTGCTGCGGGCCGTCGCAGGCCTGGACCACGAGGTGGCCGGGAGCGGGCGGCTCACCGCGCCGGGCCGGGTGTCCGTGGTCTTCCAGGACTCGCGGCTGCTGCCATGGCGCCGGGTGCTGGACAACGTACTCCTCGGTCTGGACGGCGAGGACGCCGACGGGAAGGGGCGGGAGGCCCTCGAAGAGGTGGGGCTGAAGGGCCGCGAACGCGCCTGGCCCAGCGAGCTGTCCGGGGGCGAGGCACAGCGTGCGGCACTGGCCCGGTCGCTGGTCCGGGAGCCCGAACTGCTCCTCGCCGACGAGCCGTTCGGGGCGCTGGACGCCCTCACCCGGATCAAGATGCATGCCCTGCTCAGGGAGCTGTGGGAACGCCACCGCCCCTCCGTCCTGCTCGTCACCCACGATGTCGACGAGGCGATCGTGCTCGCCGACCGGGTGCTCGTGCTCGACCGGGGCCGTATCGGCCTCGACCTGACCATCGACCGACCACATCCACGCTCGTACCGGGATCCGTTGCTCGGCGAGTACCGGGAGCGGCTGCTGGCCGCGCTCGGCGTCACGGAGGACCACCAGTGA
- a CDS encoding LLM class flavin-dependent oxidoreductase — protein MTPRQLHLNAFLMNTGHHEASWRLPESDPYAHVDLAHYVRLARTAERGTFDSLFLADGPQLWNNLAQRPAGALEPLTLLTALATATEHIGLIATASTSYNSPYNLARKFASLDIISGGRAGWNIVTTAGAEAARNFGLAAEPAHAERYARAAEFLDVALKLWDSWEDDAIVADKAAGVWGDDAKIHPPRHSGTYFSVEGALNVPRSPQGYPLLVQAGSSEDGKAFAARYAEAVFTAQQTIEDARDFYADLKARTAAAGRDPEHIKVLPGIVPVIGSTEAEARAHEQALEDHIVYRHGVGRLESLLQLDPGTLELDAELPADLPPEDVIEGAKSRYTLVVELARRERLTVRQLIGRLGGGRGHLTFTGTPEQVADAIEAWFTQGAADGFNIMPPVLPSGLDAFVDHVVPILRARGLLRSEYGPRRTLRERYGLPRPANQYVTAATATANATDTDTDTATPAPALV, from the coding sequence GTGACCCCAAGACAGCTCCACCTCAACGCCTTCCTCATGAACACCGGCCACCACGAGGCCTCCTGGCGCCTGCCCGAGAGCGACCCGTACGCACACGTGGACCTGGCCCACTACGTCCGCCTTGCCCGCACCGCCGAACGCGGCACCTTCGACTCCCTCTTCCTCGCCGACGGCCCCCAGCTGTGGAACAACCTCGCCCAGCGCCCGGCCGGTGCCCTGGAGCCGCTCACCCTGCTCACCGCGCTGGCGACGGCCACCGAGCACATCGGCCTCATCGCCACCGCCTCCACCTCCTACAACTCCCCCTATAACCTGGCCCGCAAGTTCGCCTCCCTCGACATCATCAGCGGCGGCCGGGCGGGCTGGAACATCGTCACGACCGCCGGTGCCGAGGCCGCCCGCAACTTCGGCTTGGCCGCCGAGCCCGCGCACGCCGAGCGGTACGCCCGTGCCGCCGAGTTCCTGGACGTCGCCCTGAAGCTCTGGGACAGCTGGGAGGACGACGCGATCGTCGCCGACAAGGCGGCCGGCGTGTGGGGCGACGACGCGAAGATCCATCCGCCTCGGCACAGCGGGACGTACTTCAGCGTCGAGGGCGCCCTCAACGTCCCCCGCTCACCGCAGGGTTACCCGCTGCTCGTGCAGGCGGGGTCGAGCGAGGACGGAAAGGCCTTCGCCGCCCGGTACGCGGAGGCGGTGTTCACCGCGCAGCAGACGATCGAGGACGCGCGGGACTTCTACGCCGACCTCAAGGCACGTACGGCGGCCGCAGGCCGGGACCCCGAGCACATCAAGGTGCTGCCCGGCATCGTCCCGGTGATCGGCTCGACGGAGGCCGAGGCGCGGGCGCACGAGCAGGCACTGGAGGACCACATCGTGTACCGGCACGGTGTCGGCCGCTTGGAGAGCCTGCTCCAGCTCGACCCCGGGACCCTGGAGTTGGACGCCGAGCTCCCCGCCGACCTACCGCCCGAGGACGTCATCGAGGGCGCCAAGAGCCGCTACACGCTCGTGGTGGAGCTGGCCCGGCGCGAGCGGCTCACCGTGCGGCAGCTCATCGGCCGGCTCGGCGGCGGGCGCGGCCACCTCACCTTCACCGGGACGCCCGAGCAGGTCGCCGACGCCATCGAGGCGTGGTTCACGCAGGGCGCCGCCGACGGCTTCAACATCATGCCGCCGGTCCTGCCCTCCGGCCTCGACGCCTTCGTCGACCACGTCGTCCCGATCCTCCGCGCCCGTGGCCTGCTGCGCAGCGAGTACGGCCCGCGCCGGACCCTGCGGGAGCGCTACGGCCTCCCGCGCCCCGCCAACCAGTACGTCACCGCTGCCACCGCAACCGCGAACGCAACCGACACCGACACCGACACGGCCACCCCCGCCCCCGCCCTCGTCTGA
- a CDS encoding TauD/TfdA dioxygenase family protein, with protein sequence MSINSPRSTGSIDIQKVTANIGARVSGVDISQPLGEETVAALREALNVHKALVFDDVHLDDETHQAFVRHFGDVTTAHPTVSSVDGVPNVLPVDSERGRAANHWHTDVTFVLNPPQATTLRSVTIPPYGGETLIASSAAAYRQLPEPLRKLADTLWAEHTNDYDYAVPDEEVDDQQAAQRAQFTSIKYRTVHPVVRVHPLTGERGLFIGGFAQRIVGLSPGESRKILDLLQAYVTRPENILRHRWSENQLVVFDNRITQHYAVDNYDGLARRLHRVTVAGDVPVGIEGKESYSIEGDASHYTPVATPVAA encoded by the coding sequence ATGTCCATCAACTCCCCCCGCTCCACCGGCTCCATCGACATCCAGAAGGTCACCGCGAACATCGGCGCCCGTGTCTCCGGCGTGGACATTTCCCAGCCCCTCGGCGAGGAGACGGTCGCCGCGCTCCGCGAGGCCCTCAACGTCCACAAGGCGCTCGTCTTCGACGACGTGCACCTCGACGACGAGACCCATCAGGCCTTCGTCCGCCACTTCGGCGACGTCACCACCGCCCACCCGACGGTCTCCTCCGTCGACGGCGTCCCGAACGTCCTGCCCGTCGACAGCGAGCGCGGCCGCGCCGCCAACCACTGGCACACCGACGTGACCTTCGTCCTCAACCCGCCGCAGGCCACCACCCTGCGCAGCGTCACGATCCCGCCGTACGGCGGCGAGACCCTGATCGCCAGTTCGGCGGCCGCCTACCGCCAGCTGCCCGAGCCGCTGCGGAAGCTGGCCGACACCCTGTGGGCGGAGCACACCAACGACTACGACTACGCCGTACCGGACGAGGAGGTCGACGACCAGCAGGCCGCCCAGCGCGCCCAGTTCACGTCGATCAAGTACCGCACGGTCCACCCGGTCGTCCGTGTCCACCCGCTGACCGGTGAGCGCGGTCTGTTCATCGGCGGGTTCGCGCAGCGGATCGTGGGCCTCTCCCCGGGCGAGTCCCGCAAGATCCTGGACCTCCTCCAGGCGTACGTCACCCGGCCGGAGAACATCCTTCGCCACCGCTGGTCCGAGAACCAGCTGGTCGTCTTCGACAACCGCATCACCCAGCACTACGCCGTCGACAACTACGACGGTCTGGCGCGCCGTCTGCACCGGGTGACCGTCGCCGGTGACGTGCCGGTCGGCATCGAGGGCAAGGAGAGCTACTCGATCGAGGGGGACGCGTCGCACTACACGCCGGTCGCCACACCCGTCGCCGCGTAA
- a CDS encoding amino acid permease, whose translation MHSTSTETPAKADGVSPGLNHGLKQRHLSMIALGGVIGAGLFVGSGAGIAAAGPSIVIAYVLSGLLVMLVMRMLGEMSAAYPSSGSFSAHAERAIGPWAGFTAGWSFWVLLCTAVGLEGIGAAKIVTTWLPHTPEWAWVALFMVVFCGANLAAVKNFGEFEFWFAALKVGAITLFLVLGGLAIAGVLPGTDAPGTAHLTGEGGFFPNGTEGLIIGLLASVFAYGGMETVTIAAAESENPVSGVAGAVRTAMWRIALFYIGSMAVVVTLVPWDSKDIVDKGPYVATLDHLDIPGAGQVMNVVVLVALLSAMNANIYGSSRIAYSLVQRGQGPAALGRVSGGVPRIAVLASSVFGFACVVLSYWRPDDVFPWLLNMIGAVILVVWIFIAVSQLRLRGRLERETPEKLVVRMWAFPVLTWVALAGMVAIFVLMAREPDTRVQLYSTGGMTVFLAAVGYAWQRAKAVRS comes from the coding sequence ATGCACAGCACCTCCACGGAGACGCCCGCGAAGGCGGACGGCGTCTCCCCCGGCCTGAACCACGGCCTCAAGCAGCGCCACCTGTCGATGATCGCCCTCGGCGGTGTCATCGGCGCGGGCCTGTTCGTAGGCTCCGGCGCCGGTATCGCCGCCGCCGGCCCTTCGATCGTCATCGCCTACGTCCTCTCCGGCCTCCTCGTGATGCTGGTGATGCGGATGCTCGGCGAGATGTCGGCCGCGTATCCCTCCTCCGGCTCCTTCTCGGCGCACGCCGAGCGGGCGATCGGCCCCTGGGCCGGTTTCACGGCCGGCTGGTCCTTCTGGGTCCTGCTCTGCACGGCCGTCGGCCTGGAGGGCATCGGCGCGGCGAAGATCGTCACGACCTGGCTGCCGCATACGCCCGAGTGGGCGTGGGTGGCCCTGTTCATGGTCGTCTTCTGCGGCGCGAACCTGGCCGCCGTGAAGAACTTCGGCGAGTTCGAGTTCTGGTTCGCCGCACTGAAGGTCGGCGCGATCACGCTGTTCCTGGTGCTGGGCGGGCTGGCGATCGCGGGCGTCCTGCCGGGCACCGACGCGCCGGGCACCGCCCACCTCACCGGCGAGGGAGGGTTCTTCCCGAACGGCACCGAGGGTTTGATCATCGGCTTGCTCGCCTCGGTCTTCGCGTACGGCGGCATGGAGACGGTCACCATCGCCGCCGCCGAGTCGGAGAACCCGGTCAGTGGGGTGGCCGGCGCGGTCCGCACGGCCATGTGGCGCATCGCCCTCTTCTACATCGGCTCGATGGCGGTCGTCGTCACCCTCGTCCCCTGGGACTCCAAGGACATCGTCGACAAGGGTCCGTACGTCGCCACCCTCGACCACCTCGACATCCCCGGCGCCGGCCAGGTGATGAACGTCGTGGTCCTGGTCGCGCTGCTGAGCGCCATGAACGCCAACATCTACGGCTCCTCACGCATCGCATACTCCCTCGTCCAGCGCGGACAGGGACCTGCGGCGCTGGGCCGCGTGTCGGGCGGCGTCCCGCGCATCGCCGTCCTCGCGTCGTCGGTGTTCGGCTTCGCGTGCGTGGTGCTGAGCTACTGGCGCCCGGACGACGTCTTCCCCTGGCTGCTCAACATGATCGGCGCGGTCATCCTCGTCGTCTGGATCTTCATCGCCGTCTCCCAGCTGCGGCTGCGCGGCCGGTTGGAGCGTGAGACGCCGGAGAAGCTGGTCGTGCGGATGTGGGCGTTCCCGGTGCTGACGTGGGTCGCGCTGGCGGGGATGGTGGCGATCTTCGTGCTGATGGCCCGGGAGCCGGATACGCGGGTGCAGTTGTACTCGACCGGGGGGATGACGGTGTTCCTGGCAGCGGTCGGGTACGCGTGGCAGCGGGCCAAGGCTGTCCGGAGCTGA